The Marinifilum sp. JC120 genome window below encodes:
- a CDS encoding flavodoxin family protein gives MKVTIVNGSARKKGNSHAIVNALCETLADRAEINTYELGSMENSGCLGCMSCKGKTERCAINDDLAPVYDAMHESDVLVLASPVYFGDVSGQAKIFIDRLYHLFTPDFHEALEFEAGSEEGRRFSRLKNGVKLVFVLSQGALMEDMYADIQERYPVFFKYLGFSEVHTIRGLGDPVFYPDAHRMEDALEQARELGRKLSN, from the coding sequence ATGAAAGTAACTATTGTTAATGGGAGTGCCAGGAAGAAAGGGAATTCCCATGCCATTGTTAATGCTTTGTGTGAGACCCTTGCTGATAGGGCCGAAATCAATACTTACGAGTTGGGTAGTATGGAAAATTCCGGGTGTCTCGGTTGTATGTCCTGCAAGGGCAAAACCGAACGTTGCGCTATAAATGATGACCTTGCTCCGGTTTATGATGCAATGCATGAAAGTGATGTGCTCGTTTTGGCTAGCCCGGTATATTTTGGCGATGTGAGTGGTCAGGCCAAAATTTTTATAGATCGCCTTTATCATCTTTTTACTCCTGATTTTCATGAAGCTCTTGAGTTTGAAGCCGGTTCCGAAGAAGGCAGACGGTTCAGCCGTCTCAAAAATGGTGTTAAGCTTGTCTTCGTTCTTTCGCAGGGTGCTCTCATGGAAGACATGTACGCGGATATTCAGGAACGTTATCCGGTGTTTTTTAAATATCTTGGATTTTCAGAAGTTCACACTATACGGGGGCTTGGTGATCCCGTTTTTTATCCTGATGCACACCGCATGGAAGATGCGCTTGAGCAGGCCCGTGAGCTTGGCAGGAAATTGAGCAATTAA